A genomic segment from bacterium encodes:
- a CDS encoding ATP-binding protein → MTDELAQLLKSLHLGRIAELLDTELAYANKHQLSYQDLLARLLRAQWHYRQESALKWRIKRAALPEEWSLESFPFKRQPGVSKRQIRSFADLDFIGKAENIVLIGPTGVGKTGLAIGLLLKALQNGYRGRFLSAQDLFDEMYASLADRSSRKLINQLARIDVLVVDEMGYLNLRPEQTNIFFKLMEERYTRRPTIITTNLDYPEWANFLGNKALVDALLSRLRHRCHTLRIDGPSLRDPQG, encoded by the coding sequence ATGACCGATGAACTGGCCCAGTTGCTCAAATCACTTCACCTCGGCCGCATCGCCGAACTCCTGGATACAGAGCTCGCCTACGCGAACAAACACCAGCTGTCCTATCAAGATCTCCTTGCCCGCCTCTTGCGGGCGCAGTGGCACTATCGCCAGGAATCGGCGCTGAAGTGGCGCATCAAGCGCGCCGCTCTGCCGGAGGAGTGGAGTCTCGAGTCATTTCCCTTCAAACGCCAGCCCGGGGTTTCCAAGAGACAGATTCGCTCCTTTGCCGACCTCGACTTCATCGGCAAGGCCGAGAACATTGTTCTCATCGGTCCCACCGGCGTCGGCAAGACAGGTCTCGCCATCGGTTTGCTTCTCAAGGCGTTGCAGAACGGCTACCGTGGCCGGTTCTTGTCCGCGCAGGACCTTTTTGATGAGATGTACGCATCCCTGGCCGATCGCTCCTCGCGCAAGCTGATCAATCAGTTGGCCCGCATCGACGTCCTTGTTGTGGACGAGATGGGATATCTCAACCTGCGTCCCGAGCAGACAAATATCTTCTTCAAGCTCATGGAGGAGCGTTATACTCGGCGTCCCACCATTATTACCACCAACCTCGATTATCCCGAGTGGGCCAACTTTTTGGGCAACAAGGCCCTTGTTGATGCTCTGCTCAGCCGTCTCCGCCACCGCTGTCACACCCTTCGCATCGACGGTCCCTCCCTGCGCGACCCCCAGGGCTGA
- a CDS encoding IS21 family transposase, with amino-acid sequence MLDQTTRTAILKLHETGHGTRAIARALGVSRGAVKRVLASESAEVPPLMRSEKAEPYRDQLLELYDRCKGNLVRVHEELLAQGAEISYPALTAFCRRHGIGHAPPQPVGRYHFEPGQEMQHDTSPHKVRLGGRTRRVQTASLVLCYSRMMFFQHYPRFNRFICKLFLTDALRYIGGACGDCMVDNTNVIVATGTGKNMVPAPEMAAFAERFGFAFRAHEKGDANRSARVERPFHYIENNYLVGREFDDWDDLNQRAIRWCDKVNATHKRHLHATPRELFAAEKPRLRQLPLWVPDVYALHHRIVDVEGYVSVHQNRYSAPWRLIGRRVEVRESKEHIEIFDGPRLAARHRRKLDSDGSRVTDSAHRPPRGSGRSARKNVSVEEEDLLRLAPELGDYLASLKRHPKNRGLRDIRRLLRMVADYPRKPLVEAVRVASHYGLYDLERVETMLLRSLARGFFFVIPDPSSADSKNNHADIHTNESSNANEKNTKHANTDNDAQVNAKEEL; translated from the coding sequence ATGCTGGATCAGACGACTCGAACCGCCATTCTCAAGCTTCATGAAACCGGTCACGGAACCCGCGCGATCGCCCGCGCCCTCGGAGTCTCGCGCGGAGCGGTAAAGCGGGTCTTGGCATCGGAGTCGGCGGAGGTGCCGCCGCTTATGCGGAGCGAAAAAGCCGAGCCTTACCGCGACCAACTCCTCGAGCTATACGATCGCTGCAAGGGCAACCTGGTGCGGGTGCACGAGGAGCTTCTCGCCCAGGGAGCAGAGATATCCTATCCGGCGCTGACCGCGTTTTGTCGGCGTCATGGAATCGGCCATGCGCCGCCACAGCCGGTCGGTCGCTATCACTTCGAGCCGGGCCAGGAGATGCAGCACGATACCTCGCCGCATAAGGTGCGGCTGGGCGGGCGAACGCGACGCGTGCAAACGGCCAGTCTGGTCCTGTGTTATTCGCGCATGATGTTTTTTCAGCACTATCCACGCTTCAATCGCTTCATCTGCAAGCTCTTCCTCACCGACGCGTTACGCTACATAGGTGGGGCGTGCGGCGATTGCATGGTCGATAACACCAATGTGATCGTGGCTACCGGCACCGGCAAGAACATGGTGCCGGCGCCGGAAATGGCCGCGTTTGCCGAGCGCTTCGGCTTTGCCTTTCGCGCCCACGAGAAGGGTGACGCCAACCGCTCGGCTCGTGTGGAGCGCCCTTTCCATTACATCGAGAATAATTATCTGGTCGGGCGCGAATTCGATGACTGGGACGACCTCAACCAGCGGGCCATTCGCTGGTGCGACAAGGTCAACGCGACTCACAAGCGGCACCTGCACGCCACGCCACGTGAGCTTTTTGCCGCCGAGAAGCCACGCCTCAGGCAATTGCCGCTCTGGGTCCCGGACGTCTATGCGCTGCACCATCGCATCGTCGACGTCGAGGGATATGTCAGTGTCCATCAGAATCGATATTCGGCGCCCTGGCGGCTGATTGGTCGCCGCGTCGAAGTGCGGGAGAGCAAAGAGCATATCGAGATCTTCGACGGTCCGCGTCTGGCGGCCAGACACAGGCGCAAGCTCGACTCCGACGGCTCCCGTGTCACCGACTCGGCTCATCGGCCGCCCCGCGGTAGCGGGCGCAGTGCTCGCAAAAACGTCTCCGTCGAGGAAGAAGATCTCCTGCGCCTCGCCCCTGAGCTGGGCGATTATCTGGCGAGCCTCAAGCGCCATCCCAAAAACCGCGGTCTGCGCGATATCCGCCGGCTTTTGCGTATGGTCGCCGACTACCCGCGCAAACCTCTGGTCGAGGCCGTTCGCGTCGCCAGCCATTATGGCCTCTATGACCTCGAGCGTGTCGAGACCATGTTGCTCCGCTCGCTCGCCCGCGGCTTCTTCTTCGTCATCCCGGACCCGTCGAGCGCCGATTCCAAAAATAACCATGCCGACATCCACACCAATGAATCATCCAATGCAAATGAGAAGAATACGAAACATGCAAATACCGATAACGATGCTCAGGTCAACGCCAAGGAAGAGCTCTGA